TAGAAATGGATTGAGATCGTGAGCATTCGGCACAGTATCGATGATGAGATCAAACTGCCCATACACCTTCGACATTTGTTCCGCGTTAGTTGAAATCACAACTCGATCCGCGCCTAAACGTTTTGCGTCCTCTTCCTTCCCTATTGTCCGCGTAAACAACGTGACCTCCGCGCCCAGTGCCTTAGAAAATTTAAGAGCCATGTGACCTAATCCGCCCAACCCGATGACTGCGACCTTACTTCCTTTTCCGACCTTCCAGTGCACCAAGGGAGACCATGTTGTGATTCCAGCGCATAACAATGGCGCGGCGCCCTTAAGATCCAAACTCTCCGGAATCTTAACTACGAAATCTTCAGAGACTACGATTTTCTCAGAATACCCGCCGTACGTCGGCGAGCCGTCGTGACGATCGCGTCCGTTGTAAGTATAAGTCGGATATTTCTCACAGTATTGTTCTAATCCTTTTTCACAAGCCGAGCAACTTTTGCATGAGTCCACCATACAACCCACGCCAACTGCCTCACCAACTTTGAATCGTTTGACTTCGTGGCCGACATTGGAGATTCTACCGATGATCTCATGTCCCGGAACCATCGGATAAATACTTCCACCCCAGTCGTTGCGCGCTTGGTGCAGGTCGCTATGACAAACGCCACAATAAAGGATATCGATCACGACATCGTCTGGACGAAGACCCCTACGTTCAAATTGAAATGGCGCCAATGCAGACGTAGAAGACTGTGCTCCATAACCTAAAACTTTGATTGTCATTCGAAATTCTCCTTGCAAATTAGAACATTCTGTTTTACTAATTCTTCTTCCATGTTTAGAAGAGTATAATTCGACAAATCTCTCTTCGCAAGATCCGATCCTATTTATTCTTGCCTAATTCTATGATTCCCGTTTTTAATTCGAGTAAACTCACTTCGGAGCGAGATCTCCGTACCAATACACTGATGTAACTCCTCCATCCATCAGAAAGTCGCTCCCGGTT
This is a stretch of genomic DNA from Leptospira stimsonii. It encodes these proteins:
- a CDS encoding NAD(P)-dependent alcohol dehydrogenase; translated protein: MTIKVLGYGAQSSTSALAPFQFERRGLRPDDVVIDILYCGVCHSDLHQARNDWGGSIYPMVPGHEIIGRISNVGHEVKRFKVGEAVGVGCMVDSCKSCSACEKGLEQYCEKYPTYTYNGRDRHDGSPTYGGYSEKIVVSEDFVVKIPESLDLKGAAPLLCAGITTWSPLVHWKVGKGSKVAVIGLGGLGHMALKFSKALGAEVTLFTRTIGKEEDAKRLGADRVVISTNAEQMSKVYGQFDLIIDTVPNAHDLNPFLPTLTLDGTIVLVGYLGNVEPALNTVPLLLGRKAVTGSAIGGIAETQEMLDFCGKHGITSDIEMVQIQRINEAFERMLKSDVKYRFVIDIASLKN